AGGTCGCAATGCCGTTCCACGAAATCACGCGGGCGTTGTTGGACGTGCCGACGCGGCCGATCCCCCACAGAATCGCGCCGGTGCCGCACAGACTCTCGCCGAAGCCGAGCACGAGCCGGCTGCACACGAGCAGTGCGAGGCTGAGGACCGGCCAGTGACGGGTCAGCGCGGCGAGCAGCAACAGCACGCCGCTCGCGCCGCAGCCGAGCAGACCGATCGACACCGTGCGCTTGGGCCCGAGCGTATCGGCCGAGCGGCCCGCGAGCGGCCGCGACGCGAGCGTCGCGAGGTACTGCACGCTGATCGCCGCGCCGGCCAGCACTGCGCTGTAGCCGAGATCGGCGTGCACGTAGCCGGGCAGCACCGCGAGCGGAATACCGATCGTGAGGTAGCAAAGAAAGGTGAAAAAGACGACTGGAATGATGTGCAGGGTCGTCGCAAATTCGCTGCGGGCAGGCGCGGGCGCGGAGTCGGTTGACATCGGGAAAACGAGACTTGAATTCGGCAGGAAGGCGTGATTCTCCCATGGAACCGATTCCCTTGCAGGGATTGCCTAAAAAGTGGGACGAACGAATGCCGGGTTATATCGGGCCACGAATATGTCCCCCATGCGATTCGGGCTATGGGTTGCGTTTATTGACGGTGATAGCTTTCAAACCATCGACGCGCGCGTCCGCGCGAACCCAGAACAGACGAGAGCACCGACACATGACCGAGCCGATTCGTTTCTATCACCGCAGCGCGATCCGCGAAATCCAGCACGCGCCCGTCACCCGGACGGTGCTGCAGTATCTGCGCGAGGACGCGCACTGCACCGGCACCAAGGAAGGCTGCGCGGAGGGCGACTGCGGCGCCTGTACGGTCGTGATCGGTGAGCGCAACGCGGCGGGCGGCGTCGACTTCAAGGCGGTCAACGCCTGCATTCAGTTCGTGCCGACACTCGACGGCCGCGCGCTCTTCACGGTCGAAGACCTGCGCCAACCGGACGGCTCGCTGCATCCGGTGCAGCAGGCGATGGTGGACTGCCACGGCTCCCAATGCGGCTTCTGCACGCCGGGCTTCATCATGTCGATGTGGGCGCTCTACGAGAAGCACGGCCACGAGCATGGCTGCGCGAACCGCACGGTGCCGTCGCGCGAAGCGATCGGCAATGCGCTGACCGGCAACCTGTGCCGCTGCACCGGCTACCGGCCGATCGTCGACGCGGCCGAGCGCATGTTCGAGGCGCCCGCGCCGCAGGCGCCGGTCGACGTCAAGGCGCTCGCCGACACGCTCGCGACGCTCGAACGGCGCGACACCTTTGAGTATGAGCACGCGGGCCAGCGCTTCGCCGCGCCGCGCACGGTCGCGGCGCTCGCGCGGATCAAGGCGGAAGAACCGGCCGCGCGCCTGCTCGCGGGCAGCACCGACATCGGCCTGTGGGTCACGAAGCAGATGCGCGAGCTCGGCAACCTCGTCTATGTTGGGCAGATTGCCGAGTTGCAAAAGCTTGACACCAATGACGACTGGATCGAGATCGGCGCGGGCGTCAGCGTCGAAAAAGCGTATGCCGAAATCTCGAAGCAGTACCCGGAGCTGACCGAAATGTGGCAGCGCTTCGCTTCGCTGCCGATCCGCAACGCCGGCACGCTCGGCGGCAACATCGCGAACGGCTCGCCGATCGGCGATTCGATGCCGGGGTTGATCGCGCTCGGCGCGCGCGTGATCGTGCGTGGCGGCGATGTCGAGCGCGAGATGCCGCTCGAAGACCTCTACCTCGCGTATCAAAAGACGGACATGGCCGAGCACGAGTTCGTCGTCGGCCTGAAGGTGCCCACGCGCCGCGGTGCGCGCGTGAACCTGCGCTTTCGCACTTACAAGCTGTCGAAGCGCTTCGATTCGGATATCTCGGCCGTTTGCGCGGCGTTCTCGTTTATCGCCGACGGCGGCGCGATCCGCGAGCCGCGCATCGCGTTCGGCGGCATGGCCGCGACGCCGAAGCGCGCGCGCCATGCCGAAGCCGTACTGCGCGACGCGGACTGGCACGAAGCGACCGCACAGGCCGCGATGCTCGCGCTCGGCAACGACTACGCGCCGCTCACCGACATGCGCGCGAGCAGCGACTACCGCCTCGAAGCGGCGAAGAACACGCTGTACCGCTTCTGGCTCGAAACGCGCGCGCAGCAGCCGCTGCCGAAGAGCGCGCTCGACGTGCGCGCAGTCGCGCCGGCCGGCGCGAGCGCGTAAGCGCCGCGCGTCCCCGAAGGATACGGAGAACACAACCATGAACCAGCAAG
Above is a window of Paraburkholderia sprentiae WSM5005 DNA encoding:
- the xdhA gene encoding xanthine dehydrogenase small subunit → MTEPIRFYHRSAIREIQHAPVTRTVLQYLREDAHCTGTKEGCAEGDCGACTVVIGERNAAGGVDFKAVNACIQFVPTLDGRALFTVEDLRQPDGSLHPVQQAMVDCHGSQCGFCTPGFIMSMWALYEKHGHEHGCANRTVPSREAIGNALTGNLCRCTGYRPIVDAAERMFEAPAPQAPVDVKALADTLATLERRDTFEYEHAGQRFAAPRTVAALARIKAEEPAARLLAGSTDIGLWVTKQMRELGNLVYVGQIAELQKLDTNDDWIEIGAGVSVEKAYAEISKQYPELTEMWQRFASLPIRNAGTLGGNIANGSPIGDSMPGLIALGARVIVRGGDVEREMPLEDLYLAYQKTDMAEHEFVVGLKVPTRRGARVNLRFRTYKLSKRFDSDISAVCAAFSFIADGGAIREPRIAFGGMAATPKRARHAEAVLRDADWHEATAQAAMLALGNDYAPLTDMRASSDYRLEAAKNTLYRFWLETRAQQPLPKSALDVRAVAPAGASA